Proteins encoded within one genomic window of Tabrizicola piscis:
- a CDS encoding LysR family transcriptional regulator gives MKHLQDFAYIEAVMRAGSIRKAADDMNITASALNRRIQRFEEEFGSEIFERLPRGVRLNPAGELLVQHFRAQVSDLRRVQSQVADLSGIRRGHVSVACSQALIPYFMPDQIARYRESHPGVTFSVSVRDREAAERDLSTFRSDIALVFEPVLLVDFEVLMSVPQTIHALMRDDHPLAGQPELRLRDCLDHPHVVPSRQYGVRYLLDTAAARGSRAIAPVVEADSFDFMRHYVLHENALAFQIPIGLQLWPGSGLTSRPLSGRDVPAGNLLLGQMRGRTLPVASARFAQSLRLALQAMT, from the coding sequence ATGAAGCATTTGCAGGATTTTGCCTATATCGAGGCGGTGATGCGGGCGGGGTCGATCCGCAAGGCGGCAGATGACATGAACATCACCGCCTCGGCGCTGAACCGGCGAATCCAGCGGTTTGAAGAGGAGTTTGGCTCTGAGATTTTCGAGCGTCTCCCGCGCGGTGTGCGGCTGAACCCGGCAGGCGAGCTTTTGGTCCAGCATTTCCGCGCGCAGGTGTCGGACCTGCGGCGGGTGCAAAGCCAGGTTGCCGATCTGTCGGGCATCCGGCGCGGGCACGTGTCCGTGGCATGTTCGCAGGCCTTGATCCCCTACTTCATGCCGGACCAGATCGCCCGCTATCGCGAAAGCCACCCGGGAGTCACCTTCTCCGTCAGCGTCCGCGACCGTGAAGCCGCCGAACGTGATCTGAGCACGTTTCGCAGCGACATCGCCCTGGTTTTCGAACCCGTGCTGCTGGTGGACTTCGAAGTGTTGATGTCGGTCCCCCAGACGATCCACGCCCTGATGCGTGACGACCATCCGCTGGCCGGGCAACCCGAGTTGCGCTTGCGTGACTGTCTTGACCATCCCCATGTGGTGCCAAGCCGGCAGTACGGCGTGCGCTATCTTCTGGACACGGCCGCCGCGCGCGGGTCGCGTGCCATCGCGCCTGTGGTCGAAGCGGATTCCTTCGATTTCATGCGCCACTATGTGCTGCACGAAAATGCACTCGCCTTTCAGATTCCGATCGGGCTGCAGCTTTGGCCCGGCTCTGGCCTGACGTCGCGACCATTGTCTGGCCGCGATGTGCCTGCCGGGAACTTGCTGCTTGGCCAGATGCGTGGTCGGACGCTGCCCGTCGCCTCGGCCCGCTTCGCGCAAAGCCTTCGGCTGGCACTTCAGGCAATGACCTGA
- the atzF gene encoding allophanate hydrolase: MTDLALTIPALHAAYAAGTPVARVVEQVYDRIAEVGDPAIFITLIPQDEVLAAAMALGPYDPTRPLWGVPFAVKDNIDVAGCPTTAACPAFAYMADQDAFVVAKLKAAGALCIGKTNLDQFATGLVGVRSPYGVPVNALDAAIVPGGSSAGSAVAVAQGIVTLALGTDTAGSGRVPAALNNIVGLKPSLGALSATGVVPACRSIETVSIFGLTVQDAWRAYQVACTYDPGDAFARPFAAPDLSPAPTVLKVGIPSPESIRFFGDMVQSASFDAAVNILRASVAVIVEVDFAPLYAVAAMLYDGAWVAERYTVVEDLLKSDPEAILPVTRKIIGKAESLTAADAFRGMYRLKELARLAEPALAGLDLLCVPTIPKFYTVQDLKDDPVTPNSNFGTYTNFVNLLNMCGLAVPTPARSDGRPGGVTLLAKAGQDHLLASVALRLEAAGDRTLGATQWPVVQQPLLSDAPADTITIAVCGAHMSGLPLNHELVSRGATFAGTARTRADYRFIALPGGPPYRPGLIRVAPGAGGEIALELWAMPLACFGSFMQTIPAPLGIGTVQLSDGSSVFGFICESQAAEGALDITDLADWRKFLLRSGIAQ, translated from the coding sequence GTGACTGACTTAGCCCTGACAATCCCGGCCCTGCATGCCGCCTATGCAGCCGGAACGCCGGTCGCGCGTGTCGTGGAGCAAGTTTATGACCGGATTGCAGAGGTGGGCGATCCGGCCATCTTCATCACCCTGATCCCGCAGGACGAGGTGCTGGCAGCGGCGATGGCGCTGGGGCCCTATGATCCGACGCGCCCGCTTTGGGGGGTGCCCTTCGCGGTCAAGGACAATATCGACGTCGCGGGTTGCCCAACGACAGCCGCCTGCCCTGCCTTTGCCTACATGGCTGATCAGGATGCCTTCGTCGTGGCCAAGCTCAAGGCTGCCGGGGCACTGTGCATCGGCAAGACCAACCTTGACCAGTTCGCAACGGGTCTTGTCGGTGTCCGTTCGCCCTACGGGGTACCCGTGAACGCGTTGGATGCGGCCATTGTGCCGGGTGGGTCGTCAGCCGGATCTGCCGTGGCGGTGGCGCAGGGCATCGTGACGCTGGCACTTGGAACAGATACGGCGGGGTCTGGCCGGGTGCCAGCGGCGTTGAACAACATCGTGGGCCTGAAGCCCAGTCTGGGTGCCCTGTCCGCAACCGGCGTCGTTCCCGCCTGCCGCAGCATCGAGACCGTGTCGATCTTCGGCTTGACCGTGCAGGACGCATGGCGCGCCTATCAGGTGGCCTGCACCTATGACCCCGGCGATGCCTTTGCCCGCCCCTTTGCCGCGCCTGACCTTTCGCCTGCGCCGACGGTCCTGAAAGTCGGTATCCCAAGCCCTGAAAGCATCAGGTTCTTCGGCGACATGGTCCAGTCAGCGTCCTTCGACGCTGCAGTCAACATCCTGCGCGCCTCGGTTGCCGTGATTGTGGAAGTGGACTTTGCGCCGCTCTATGCCGTCGCCGCCATGCTCTACGACGGGGCTTGGGTCGCCGAGCGATATACAGTGGTCGAAGACCTGTTGAAGTCCGACCCCGAGGCAATCCTGCCCGTCACCCGCAAGATCATCGGCAAGGCCGAAAGCTTGACCGCCGCCGATGCCTTCCGCGGAATGTACCGGTTGAAGGAACTGGCACGCCTTGCCGAACCGGCGCTTGCCGGGCTTGACCTTCTGTGTGTACCAACGATCCCGAAGTTCTATACGGTGCAGGACCTGAAAGATGATCCTGTAACCCCCAATTCCAACTTCGGCACCTACACGAATTTCGTCAACTTGCTGAACATGTGCGGCCTCGCCGTGCCGACCCCCGCCCGCAGCGATGGGCGTCCGGGTGGCGTGACACTGCTGGCCAAGGCTGGGCAAGATCACCTTCTGGCCTCGGTGGCGCTGAGACTGGAAGCAGCGGGGGACCGGACGCTGGGCGCCACGCAATGGCCGGTCGTCCAGCAACCGCTTCTGTCCGACGCCCCTGCCGATACGATCACAATCGCCGTGTGTGGCGCGCATATGTCCGGCCTTCCGTTGAACCATGAGTTGGTTTCGCGCGGCGCGACCTTTGCCGGCACGGCCCGCACACGCGCGGACTACAGGTTCATTGCCTTGCCCGGAGGCCCCCCCTACCGGCCGGGCCTCATCCGCGTTGCGCCGGGCGCGGGTGGCGAGATTGCTCTGGAGTTATGGGCCATGCCACTCGCCTGTTTCGGTAGCTTCATGCAGACGATCCCGGCGCCACTTGGGATCGGGACAGTGCAGCTATCGGATGGAAGTTCAGTCTTCGGATTCATCTGCGAAAGCCAAGCCGCTGAAGGTGCGCTGGATATCACCGATTTGGCAGACTGGCGTAAGTTCCTCCTGCGCTCCGGAATTGCGCAGTAG